The Meriones unguiculatus strain TT.TT164.6M chromosome 1, Bangor_MerUng_6.1, whole genome shotgun sequence genome has a segment encoding these proteins:
- the Hrc gene encoding sarcoplasmic reticulum histidine-rich calcium-binding protein, producing MGFQGPWLRSCLLWATATTLLVPPVVAQELRGAGLGLGNWNNNAGIPGSPEDMSTEFGHHIHSHGGHQGEKDKDHRGEEEDFSREYDQQLQDHRYPGHEAGEENVSEEVFRGRVRPVHGHGDHDNGDLGDSEEPGNHFSRKRNHNHKDEDEDGIVSREYHHHITRHVHGGEDDDGEEEERVDVEEDSDDKVHSKEGDEEDSDELHHAHRHRHQGHKDEDGDEDGDSAGYGHQANRHQHHEEEDNGDLAEDNHAHSHRLRGQEDEDDDEDYDSSEYGHQAQNHQGHEEEEEEEEEEEEDSTEHQIQGHRKEDEDVSAGDHFHVSRHGHGSHEDDDDDDGDDGGDDDSTEHVHQAHRHRGHQKKDDEDDSDEDYHHVPSHGRQSHQDEDDEDEAVSTEHWHQSPRHAHHGLGRENRGEETRIKFSHHVASHQPQGHSSDKEEDFLEDDMAEVPGHHHHRASRDADEDISAEFGHKDPSHGLQDQDEWTRQGHIESVQAETGHQPPQPMGAASGESGKEDDHTSQEDEDLVQREETHSEEEEEEEEGHGLPMSQEEEEEEENDEKESRRDRAEVSTPLSHHRKQKEEDGDEDEDEDEEILEENLLPFTIIPNPLAGREVSREGSSEEESHEVTGQQDAQEYENYQPGSLCGYCSFCNRCTECESCHCDEENMGEHCDQCQHCQFCYLCPLVCETLCTPGSYIDYVSSSLYQALADMLETPEP from the exons ATGGGCTTCCAGGGGCCATGGTTGCGTTCTTGTCTCCTTTGGGCCACAGCGACCACCCTTCTGGTCCCTCCAGTGGTGGCCCAGGAGCTGAGAGGGGCTGGGCTGGGTCTTGGCAACTGGAACAACAATGCAGGCATCCCTGGGTCCCCAGAGGACATGTCAACTGAGTTTGGCCACCACATCCACAGCCATGGGGGCCACCAAGGTGAGAAGGACAAAGAtcacagaggagaggaagaagatttCTCCAGGGAATATGACCAACAGCTCCAAGACCACAGGTACCCTGGCCATGAGGCTGGAGAGGAGAATGTGTCTGAAGAGGTCTTCAGAGGGCGTGTTAGGCCAGTGCATGGGCATGGAGACCATGACAATGGAGATTTAGGGGACTCAGAAGAGCCTGGGAACCACTTCTCAAGAAAGAGGAACCACAACCAtaaagatgaggatgaggatggcaTTGTCTCCAGGGAGTATCACCATCACATCACCAGGCATGTCCACGGAGGGGAAGATGatgatggagaagaggaagagagggtggatgTGGAGGAAGACTCAGATGATAAGGTCCACtcaaaggaaggagatgaggaggatTCAGATGAACTCcatcatgcacacagacacaggcaccaAGGCCACAAAGATGAAGATGGTGATGAAGATGGTGACTCTGCTGGGTATGGACACCAAGCTAATAGACATCAGCACCatgaagaggaagacaatggtgACTTAGCTGAAGACAATCATGCCCACAGCCACAGACTTCGAGGCcaagaagatgaagatgatgatgaagattatgaCTCCAGTGAATATGGACACCAGGCACAGAACCACCAAGgccatgaagaagaagaagaagaagaagaagaagaagaagaagactccaCTGAGCACCAGATCCAAGGCCACAGGAAGGAAGATGAGGATGTGTCAGCTGGAGATCATTTTCATGTCTCCAGGCATGGACACGGAAgccatgaagatgatgatgatgatgatggtgatgatggtggtgatgatgactCCACTGAGCATGTGCACCAAGCCCACAGACACAGAGGCCATCAGAAGAAAGATGATGAGGATGATTCAGATGAGGACTACCATCATGTTCCCAGCCATGGCCGCCAAAGCCACCAAGATGAGGATGACGAAGATGAGGCTGTATCCACTGAACATTGGCACCAGTCTCCCAGACATGCTCACCATGGTCTTGGACGTGAGAACAGAGGAGAGGAAACGAGAATAAAGTTCAGCCACCATGTTGCAAGCCACCAACCCCAAGGCCACAGTTCTGacaaggaggaggacttcctAGAAGATGATATGGCAGAAGTCCCTGGCCATCACCACCACAGAGCTTCCAGGGATGCAGATGAGGACATTTCTGCTGAGTTTGGCCATAAGGACCCCAGCCACGGGCTACAAGATCAAGATGAATGGACCAGGCAGGGACACATAGAATCTGTCCAAGCTGAGACTGGTCATCAGCCCCCACAGCCTATGGGGGCTGCTTCTGGAGAATCAGGGAAGGAAGATGACCACACCTCTCAAGAAGATGAAGACTTAGTGCAGAGAGAAGAAACCcacagtgaggaggaggaggaagaggaggagggtcaTGGCCTCCCCATGagccaggaagaagaggaagaggaagaaaatgatgagaaagaaagcaggagagaCAGGGCTGAGGTTTCAACTCCACTGAGCCaccacaggaagcagaaggaggaggatggggatgaggacgAGGACGAGGATGAGGAGATCCTGGAAGAAAACCTGCTACCTTTCACCATCATCCCAAACCCACTGGCTGGGAGGGAGGTATCCAGAGAAGGTTCCAGTGAGGAGGAGAGCCATGAGGTCACAG GTCAGCAGGATGCCCAGGAGTATGAGAACTACCAGCCAGGGTCCTTGTGTGGCTATTGCTCTTTCTGCAAT CGATGTACTGAATGTGAGAGCTGTCACTGTGATGAGGAGAACATGGGGGAACACTGTGACCAATGTCAG cACTGCCAGTTCTGCTACCTCTGCCCTCTGGTCTGTGAAACCCTCTGCACTCCAG GAAGCTACATCGACTACGTCTCCTCCTCCCTGTATCA AGCCCTGGCTGACATGCTGGAGACTCCAGAGCCCTGA